The proteins below are encoded in one region of Pseudonocardia sp. DSM 110487:
- a CDS encoding PadR family transcriptional regulator: MGDELSPSAYVVLGLIARHGPMTPYELKARVDESVGYYWPIPHAQLYRDPPRLAEQGLLEERAEEHGRRRRVFHVTEAGREVLARWLADPTTPPPETRNPSLLKLAFVDLGPAGQARALARTQADQHRGWLETYRKLRAEISPDAPDAMARGRVLDLGIRHEQGYVEFWETLANEPTT; encoded by the coding sequence GTGGGCGACGAGCTGAGCCCCTCCGCGTACGTGGTACTCGGCCTGATCGCGCGCCACGGACCGATGACGCCGTACGAGCTGAAGGCGCGCGTGGATGAGAGCGTCGGCTACTACTGGCCGATCCCCCACGCGCAGCTGTACCGGGATCCGCCCCGCCTGGCCGAGCAAGGTCTGCTGGAGGAACGCGCCGAGGAACACGGCAGGCGACGCCGTGTCTTCCACGTGACGGAGGCCGGTCGCGAGGTGCTCGCCCGATGGCTCGCCGACCCGACCACACCTCCTCCTGAGACGCGGAACCCGTCGTTGCTCAAGCTCGCCTTCGTCGACCTCGGCCCAGCGGGCCAGGCGAGGGCCCTGGCCAGGACCCAGGCCGACCAGCATCGTGGCTGGCTCGAGACCTACCGGAAGCTCCGCGCCGAGATCAGCCCCGATGCCCCCGATGCCATGGCCCGCGGGCGCGTGCTCGACCTCGGCATCCGGCACGAACAGGGCTACGTCGAATTCTGGGAGACGCTGGCGAACGAACCGACAACCTGA
- a CDS encoding alpha/beta hydrolase, with translation MFVHPELADVFAGLPPRPENPYADIEATRAAFRDLMARLPPRTDVDVERRTIGRGIEVQVLRPLTSDSTLPGVLYIHGGGFSYGELDGPSRIAQDVCAEVGAVVVNVHYRLAPEHRFPAGLEDCYAALEWMSTNAADLGVDPGRIAVTGASAGGCLSAALCLLARDRQGPAIAYQCLLIPALDDRGGTESVRNVTDRRITNGNGLRLTWDTYLGPDRGVDVPAYAAPARAVDLSGLPAAYVLTCGLDPLRDEGLGFALRLARADVPVEIKHVPGAWHFFEAFAPHTRLAEETTAHWINALRTAMHR, from the coding sequence ATGTTCGTGCACCCCGAGCTGGCCGACGTCTTCGCAGGCCTGCCGCCCCGCCCGGAGAACCCCTACGCGGACATCGAGGCGACCCGGGCCGCGTTCCGCGACCTGATGGCGCGACTCCCACCGCGCACCGACGTCGACGTCGAGCGCCGGACCATCGGCCGAGGGATCGAAGTCCAGGTTCTGCGGCCCCTGACGAGCGACAGCACGCTCCCCGGCGTGCTCTACATCCACGGCGGCGGGTTCAGCTACGGAGAGCTCGACGGGCCCAGCCGGATCGCGCAGGACGTGTGCGCCGAGGTGGGCGCCGTCGTGGTGAACGTGCACTACCGGCTCGCCCCCGAGCACCGCTTCCCAGCGGGCCTCGAGGACTGCTACGCCGCCTTGGAGTGGATGAGCACGAATGCGGCTGACCTCGGCGTCGATCCCGGCCGCATCGCCGTCACCGGGGCGTCGGCCGGCGGATGCCTGAGCGCGGCGTTGTGCCTACTGGCCCGCGACCGGCAAGGCCCTGCGATCGCGTACCAGTGCCTGCTCATCCCGGCGCTCGACGACCGCGGGGGCACCGAGTCCGTTCGGAATGTCACGGACCGCCGGATCACCAACGGCAACGGACTGCGCCTGACCTGGGACACCTACCTGGGCCCCGACCGCGGGGTGGACGTGCCCGCCTACGCGGCACCCGCCCGGGCCGTCGACCTCTCCGGGTTGCCCGCCGCCTACGTGCTCACCTGCGGGCTCGACCCACTCCGCGACGAGGGTCTCGGCTTCGCGCTGCGCCTTGCACGGGCCGACGTACCAGTGGAGATCAAGCACGTCCCCGGCGCTTGGCATTTCTTCGAGGCCTTCGCGCCACACACCCGCCTCGCCGAGGAGACCACGGCCCACTGGATCAACGCCCTTCGGACCGCGATGCACCGATGA
- a CDS encoding glycoside hydrolase family 3 N-terminal domain-containing protein, giving the protein MSISTEASRIAELIGDMTLDEKLAQLVGLWERRGGSGDGGDVAPMQDAMQADEVGFQAFAAHGLGQLTRPFGTAPVDPVDGARALAGKQRWLVEHTRLGIPALVHEECLTGLAAWKATTFPAPLSWGASFDPALVEEMGAAIGASMRSLGVHQGLAPVLDVVRDARWGRVEECISEDPYVVGTIATAYVRGVQSTGVVATLKHFVGYSASRAGRNLAPVHAGPREVADVLLPPFEMAVLDGGVDSVMNSYAEIDGLPVAADAALLTGVLRDRWGFTGTVVADYFSVAFLHTLHKVAADLGDAAAQALAAGIDVELPTGNAYLEPLAERVRSGALPESVVERALERVLRQKARLGLLDRRPEDYADVGAIDLDPPEHRALAARLAEESVVLLSNDGTLPLAAPARVAVVGPNAHDTAALFGCYSFLNHVLSLHEGVEPGLEIASVLDALRAELPAAAITHAMGADVDTDDTSGFAEAIAAAREAELCVAVVGDRAGLFGRGTSGEGCDADSLDLPGVQRRLVEALLETGTPVVLVLLTGRPYTLDWALERCAAVVQAFFPGQEGAAAVAGVLSGRINPSGRLPVSMPRSVGAQPYSYLHPPLGGASSVSNLDTAPVRPFGHGLSYTTFTHTDLRLAGPRVPTDGAIVASCRVTNTGDHAGADVVQLYATDVVASVTRPVVQLLGYARVHLEPGQSADVELDVPTHRLAFTDRRNVRVVEPGTVRLFVGRSCVDPVLTADVELTGPVHEVSVADRRVVRVQVIGASRSEGR; this is encoded by the coding sequence GTGTCCATCAGTACAGAGGCCTCCCGGATCGCCGAGCTCATCGGGGACATGACCCTCGACGAGAAGCTCGCCCAGCTGGTCGGGCTCTGGGAGCGCCGCGGGGGGTCGGGCGACGGTGGCGACGTCGCCCCCATGCAGGACGCGATGCAGGCCGACGAGGTCGGTTTCCAGGCATTCGCGGCCCACGGCCTCGGCCAGCTCACCCGTCCGTTCGGCACGGCTCCCGTCGACCCCGTGGACGGAGCCAGGGCACTGGCGGGCAAGCAGCGGTGGCTGGTCGAGCACACCCGCCTCGGGATCCCCGCGCTCGTGCACGAGGAGTGCCTCACCGGGCTCGCCGCCTGGAAGGCGACCACGTTCCCAGCGCCGCTGTCCTGGGGTGCGAGCTTCGATCCCGCGCTCGTCGAGGAGATGGGCGCGGCGATCGGCGCGTCCATGCGCAGTCTCGGCGTGCACCAGGGGCTCGCCCCGGTGCTGGACGTCGTGCGTGACGCACGCTGGGGCCGCGTCGAGGAGTGCATCTCCGAGGACCCCTACGTCGTCGGCACGATCGCCACCGCCTACGTGCGCGGCGTGCAGTCCACAGGTGTCGTCGCGACGCTCAAGCACTTCGTCGGCTACTCGGCCTCTCGGGCAGGCCGCAACCTCGCCCCCGTGCACGCCGGGCCGCGGGAAGTGGCCGACGTGCTGCTGCCGCCGTTCGAGATGGCCGTACTCGACGGGGGCGTCGACTCGGTCATGAACTCGTACGCCGAGATCGACGGGCTGCCGGTGGCCGCGGACGCCGCCCTGCTGACCGGCGTGCTGCGGGACCGGTGGGGGTTCACCGGCACGGTGGTGGCCGACTACTTCTCCGTCGCGTTCCTGCACACCCTGCACAAGGTCGCCGCCGACCTCGGCGACGCGGCCGCGCAGGCCCTCGCCGCCGGCATCGACGTGGAGCTGCCCACCGGGAACGCCTACCTGGAGCCGCTGGCGGAGCGGGTGCGCTCCGGGGCGCTGCCGGAATCGGTCGTCGAGAGGGCACTGGAACGCGTGCTTCGCCAGAAGGCGCGGCTGGGCCTGCTCGACCGGCGGCCCGAGGACTACGCCGACGTGGGCGCCATCGACCTCGACCCACCCGAGCACCGCGCACTCGCCGCCCGGCTGGCCGAGGAGTCGGTCGTGCTGCTCTCCAACGACGGCACCCTGCCGCTCGCGGCGCCTGCCCGGGTGGCCGTCGTGGGCCCGAATGCCCACGACACCGCGGCGCTCTTCGGCTGCTACAGCTTTCTCAACCACGTGCTCTCGCTGCACGAGGGCGTCGAGCCGGGCCTGGAGATCGCGAGCGTGCTGGACGCGCTGCGCGCCGAACTGCCGGCAGCCGCGATCACGCATGCCATGGGCGCGGACGTCGACACCGACGACACCAGCGGCTTCGCCGAGGCGATCGCCGCGGCGCGGGAGGCAGAGCTGTGCGTCGCGGTCGTCGGCGACCGGGCTGGTCTCTTCGGCCGCGGCACCTCCGGCGAAGGCTGTGACGCCGACTCGCTCGACCTGCCCGGCGTGCAGCGCCGCCTCGTCGAGGCGCTGCTGGAGACCGGCACCCCGGTGGTGCTGGTGCTGCTCACCGGCCGCCCGTACACGCTGGACTGGGCGCTGGAGCGCTGCGCGGCCGTCGTGCAGGCGTTCTTTCCCGGCCAGGAGGGCGCTGCCGCCGTTGCCGGGGTGCTCTCGGGGCGGATCAACCCGTCGGGCCGGCTGCCGGTCAGCATGCCGCGCTCGGTCGGGGCCCAGCCCTACAGCTACCTGCACCCGCCGCTGGGCGGGGCGAGCTCGGTGAGCAACCTCGACACCGCCCCCGTCCGCCCCTTCGGGCACGGGCTGTCCTACACGACGTTCACCCACACCGATCTGCGGCTCGCGGGGCCGCGGGTGCCCACCGACGGCGCGATCGTGGCGAGCTGCCGCGTGACGAACACGGGGGATCACGCGGGCGCCGACGTCGTGCAGCTCTACGCCACCGACGTCGTCGCATCCGTGACCCGTCCCGTCGTGCAGCTCCTCGGCTACGCCCGGGTGCACCTCGAGCCGGGGCAGAGCGCCGACGTCGAGCTCGACGTGCCCACGCACCGACTCGCCTTCACCGACCGGCGCAATGTGCGGGTGGTCGAGCCGGGCACCGTGCGGCTGTTCGTCGGGCGCAGCTGTGTCGACCCGGTGCTCACGGCGGACGTGGAGCTGACGGGCCCGGTCCACGAGGTGTCGGTGGCGGACCGTCGGGTGGTGCGAGTGCAGGTCATCGGTGCATCGCGGTCCGAAGGGCGTTGA
- a CDS encoding LacI family DNA-binding transcriptional regulator, with protein sequence MPSHRVTIAEIAASAGVSVPTVSKVLNGRADVAEATRQRVQQIMADRGYQRRSSGAQRPVGLIDMAVPGLDSPWVVEVLRGAEAEARKVGSQIVLTSTERAPAGDRRWLDRLATRRSDGLVLVVSEAAPQTVDQLAALHTPVVLLDPVGGGNPSYATVGATNWAGGLSAVEHLVALGHRRIAALSGPPQLACSRERVEGYRAGLGRAGIAVDERLVHFSDFCISGGEAGARIVLDMPDPPTAIFAGSDMQAFGVFQEAAARGLRIPEDLSVVGFDDIAFSELTTPPLTTVHQPLARMAAEAVRLLLDAGDGMPGPPPRVELATHLVVRGSTGPAPTIG encoded by the coding sequence ATGCCGAGCCATCGCGTGACGATCGCCGAGATCGCCGCATCCGCAGGTGTGTCGGTGCCCACCGTGTCGAAGGTCCTCAACGGCCGGGCCGACGTCGCGGAGGCCACCCGGCAGCGGGTTCAGCAGATCATGGCCGACCGCGGGTACCAGCGCCGCTCGTCGGGCGCGCAGCGCCCGGTCGGCCTCATCGACATGGCGGTGCCGGGTCTGGACTCCCCGTGGGTCGTCGAGGTGCTGCGCGGCGCCGAGGCCGAGGCCCGCAAGGTCGGCAGCCAGATCGTCCTCACCTCCACCGAAAGGGCTCCCGCGGGCGACCGGCGCTGGCTGGACCGGCTGGCCACCCGCCGCTCCGACGGCCTCGTCCTCGTGGTCAGCGAGGCGGCACCGCAGACCGTCGACCAGCTCGCGGCCCTGCACACGCCGGTTGTGCTGCTCGACCCCGTCGGCGGCGGCAACCCGTCCTACGCCACGGTCGGCGCGACGAACTGGGCGGGCGGCCTCTCGGCCGTCGAGCACCTCGTCGCGCTCGGCCACCGCCGGATCGCCGCCCTCTCCGGGCCCCCACAGCTGGCGTGCAGCCGGGAACGGGTGGAGGGCTACCGCGCCGGGCTCGGCAGGGCCGGGATCGCGGTGGACGAGCGGCTCGTGCACTTCAGCGACTTCTGCATCAGCGGCGGGGAGGCCGGCGCCCGCATCGTGCTCGACATGCCCGACCCGCCGACGGCGATCTTCGCGGGCTCCGACATGCAGGCGTTCGGGGTCTTCCAGGAGGCGGCCGCGCGCGGGCTGCGCATCCCGGAGGACCTCAGCGTCGTCGGCTTCGACGACATCGCGTTCAGCGAGCTGACGACCCCGCCGCTCACCACGGTGCACCAGCCACTGGCAAGGATGGCCGCCGAAGCGGTCCGGCTCCTGCTCGACGCGGGCGACGGCATGCCGGGCCCGCCGCCGCGCGTGGAGCTGGCCACCCATCTGGTGGTGCGGGGCAGCACGGGGCCGGCGCCCACGATCGGCTAG
- a CDS encoding MFS transporter: MAVIGERALAPLDALRRQTFASLSTPNYRRFIGGQAVSMTGTWMQTIAQSWLVLELTGSATAVGLVVALQTLPILLFGPYAGVVVDRLDKRRLLIGLLVGAGALALVLGVLTATGTVQLWQVYVLAFLLGTVSSVETPARQTFVLELVGPDNLRNAVSLNSVLVNVARAVGPAFAGIVIATGGMAVCFLLNAVSFAAVIASLLRLDLAALTPTTPAPRAPGQLREGFDYVRRTPALAVPLLTMALIGCLAFEFQVVLPIVASETFAGDASTYGFLTAAMGAGAVIGGLCMAAWGRTGLWSLAAAAAAFGLAMLATALAPTLGFALLGMGMVGAASVAFQSAGNSTLQLTSAPHMRGRVMALWAVAFLGSTPIGGPIAGFVSQHFGGRAGLALGAAACLVAAVLTALVARREHQKQPSVA, from the coding sequence ATGGCAGTGATCGGCGAGCGCGCGCTCGCCCCCCTCGACGCATTGCGTCGCCAGACGTTCGCATCCCTCTCCACCCCCAACTACCGCCGCTTCATCGGCGGCCAGGCCGTCTCGATGACGGGCACCTGGATGCAGACGATCGCCCAGTCGTGGCTGGTCCTCGAGCTCACCGGATCGGCCACCGCGGTGGGGCTGGTCGTCGCCCTGCAGACGCTGCCCATCCTGCTGTTCGGCCCGTACGCCGGCGTGGTCGTCGATCGCCTGGACAAGCGCCGGTTGCTCATCGGCCTGCTGGTCGGCGCGGGCGCGCTGGCCCTGGTGCTGGGCGTCCTGACCGCCACCGGCACCGTGCAGCTGTGGCAGGTCTACGTGCTCGCATTCCTCCTCGGGACAGTCAGCAGCGTCGAGACCCCGGCACGCCAGACGTTCGTGCTCGAGCTGGTCGGCCCGGACAACCTGCGCAACGCGGTCAGCCTCAACTCGGTGCTCGTGAACGTCGCCCGTGCGGTCGGGCCCGCCTTCGCGGGCATCGTGATCGCCACCGGCGGCATGGCCGTCTGCTTCCTGCTCAACGCGGTCAGCTTCGCCGCGGTCATCGCTTCCCTGCTGCGGCTCGACCTCGCCGCCCTCACTCCGACGACTCCGGCACCCCGCGCGCCCGGCCAGCTTCGCGAGGGCTTCGACTACGTCCGTCGCACGCCCGCGCTCGCCGTGCCGCTACTGACGATGGCGCTGATCGGGTGCCTCGCCTTCGAGTTCCAGGTGGTGCTCCCGATCGTCGCGAGCGAGACGTTCGCGGGCGACGCCAGCACCTACGGTTTCCTGACTGCCGCGATGGGGGCGGGCGCCGTGATCGGCGGCCTCTGCATGGCCGCGTGGGGCCGCACCGGGCTGTGGTCGCTCGCCGCGGCGGCTGCCGCGTTCGGCCTGGCGATGCTCGCCACGGCGCTCGCCCCCACCCTCGGCTTCGCGCTGCTCGGGATGGGCATGGTCGGGGCGGCCAGCGTCGCCTTCCAGTCGGCGGGCAACAGCACCCTCCAGCTCACATCGGCCCCGCACATGCGCGGGCGCGTCATGGCGCTGTGGGCCGTGGCGTTCCTCGGCTCCACGCCCATCGGCGGCCCGATCGCGGGCTTCGTCAGCCAGCACTTCGGCGGGCGGGCGGGCCTCGCGCTCGGGGCGGCGGCCTGCCTCGTGGCCGCGGTCCTCACCGCGCTCGTCGCGCGACGGGAGCACCAGAAACAGCCGTCCGTCGCATAG
- a CDS encoding response regulator, whose protein sequence is MTAVRVVVADDDVLLREGLSSLLERSGFEVVGQAGDATRLLELVRDMTPDLVIVDIRMPPAHTTEGLDAAKEIRRDWPEMGILVLSAHAEVDHAMELLASGRGIGYLLKSRVSDVAEFIETLERIARGGSVVDPALVQELVTARKRNDPLAVVSERERDVLSLMAEGRSNAGIARRLWITEGTVEKHVRSILTKLGLSDTDDDHRRVLAVLTFLEKR, encoded by the coding sequence ATGACCGCGGTGCGGGTTGTCGTTGCCGATGACGACGTCCTGCTCCGGGAGGGGCTCTCCAGCCTGCTCGAGCGAAGCGGATTCGAAGTCGTGGGGCAGGCAGGGGACGCGACGCGACTCCTGGAGCTGGTGCGTGACATGACGCCGGACCTGGTCATCGTCGACATCCGGATGCCGCCAGCGCACACCACAGAAGGCCTGGACGCTGCGAAGGAGATCCGCCGGGACTGGCCGGAGATGGGCATCCTCGTCCTCTCCGCGCACGCGGAGGTCGACCATGCGATGGAGCTGCTGGCCAGCGGGCGGGGGATCGGCTACCTGCTCAAGAGCCGCGTCAGCGACGTGGCCGAGTTCATCGAGACGCTCGAACGGATCGCGAGGGGCGGTTCGGTCGTCGACCCGGCGCTCGTGCAGGAGCTGGTCACCGCCCGCAAGCGCAACGACCCACTCGCGGTGGTCAGCGAGCGGGAGCGCGACGTGCTCTCCCTGATGGCGGAGGGGCGCTCCAACGCCGGGATCGCGCGCCGGTTGTGGATCACCGAGGGCACCGTCGAGAAGCACGTGCGCAGCATCCTCACGAAGCTGGGCCTTTCCGACACCGACGACGACCACCGCAGGGTGCTCGCGGTGCTCACCTTTCTCGAGAAGCGGTGA
- a CDS encoding GAF domain-containing protein, with the protein MAMANAQVAPWLRRWGSGLLAGAVLVSAASGVVALLELYVQNLVGRPLVYLLAVLAVATWWGAGPGVVSAVASVAVFTVLFIPPRGSFAPRDPRYGVTLAIFLVTGVVVAWQAARLRRNERESTRLSQEQAALRRVATLVAGGAQPREVFAAVSDEIARLLEPDLTTLVRFESDGSATFLAGGGWRGRGMSVGRTMPVPRSLEPLRDGSVVRIDDLRQRRDMSETVEKQGLLGVVGCPIVVEGRVWGAFGVGSRAGGLPAATEQRLVDFTELIGTAIANAESHAHVTRLLDVQTALHRVATLVAGEATPDEVVPAVTEEIRLVLDAEAMLVTRLDPDGLCTIVAQHGPHPPELRVGERWRPDSGLAMAEALRTGRPAVREGYSAPPLTGSGAEIIRAMGVRHSIALPIVVDGEVWGSVGIARIRDERFPPDIAQRVTGFAELLSTAVRNTENRAQTSRLLEEQAALRRVATVAARGGAPRDVFAAAADEVAGLLGVDVAFLVRVDTATIVAAAGWPDAPIGAVASRNPMLREILERGDALRLDDLTRLPGGVDILHGSGIRALVATPVIVEGRLWGVLGAGSRSGPLPADAEQRLVHFTELVGTAIANTESRSEILRLLAEQSALERVATLVATGPSPTEVSRAVAEEVRELLGVGDAGVCRFEPDGTAVLLVGVGANLGQWPPGIGWPLDEIDIGSEVWRTGQPARFDADRWGRARGPVAARLRRLGVHSVVASPVTVDGRLWGAVMAWSSGTSLPADTEQRMARFTDLVAMAIGNAENQAQLAASRVRIVTASDEARRRIERDLHDGAQQRIVSLGLELRLAQAGVPDGIPEVRAALGRIADDLGHLLDELRETARGIHPAMLSEGGLQPALRTLARRAPLPVELDLTTDARFPEPVEVAAYYVVSEALTNAVKHATASRVAVSLAERDGTLQLSVDDDGVGGADPHGGSGLIGLRDRVEALGGTIVVESPKGAGTRVAVRLPVMDGTGPVTASRER; encoded by the coding sequence ATGGCGATGGCAAACGCCCAGGTGGCACCCTGGCTTCGCCGCTGGGGCAGCGGGTTGCTCGCGGGTGCGGTGCTGGTTTCGGCCGCGTCCGGGGTGGTCGCGCTCCTCGAGCTCTACGTGCAGAATCTCGTTGGCCGCCCGCTGGTCTACCTGCTCGCCGTGCTGGCCGTCGCCACTTGGTGGGGAGCAGGCCCCGGTGTCGTCAGCGCGGTGGCGAGCGTCGCGGTGTTCACCGTCCTGTTCATCCCCCCGCGCGGGTCGTTTGCGCCCCGGGACCCGCGATACGGCGTCACGCTGGCGATCTTCCTGGTCACCGGGGTGGTCGTCGCGTGGCAGGCGGCCCGCTTGCGGCGGAACGAGCGCGAGTCCACGCGGCTGTCGCAGGAGCAGGCGGCGCTGCGCCGGGTGGCCACCCTCGTCGCGGGCGGCGCACAGCCGCGGGAGGTGTTCGCCGCGGTCAGCGATGAGATCGCCCGGCTCCTCGAACCCGACCTGACCACCCTGGTGCGGTTCGAGTCCGATGGCTCGGCGACGTTCCTCGCGGGTGGTGGGTGGCGGGGCCGGGGAATGAGCGTCGGCCGCACCATGCCCGTGCCCCGATCGCTCGAGCCGTTGCGGGACGGGTCCGTGGTGCGCATCGACGACCTGCGGCAACGCCGCGACATGTCCGAGACGGTCGAGAAGCAGGGGCTGCTGGGCGTCGTCGGCTGCCCGATCGTCGTCGAGGGACGCGTGTGGGGCGCATTCGGCGTGGGATCCCGCGCGGGCGGCCTCCCCGCCGCCACCGAGCAGCGGCTCGTCGACTTCACCGAGCTCATCGGCACCGCGATCGCGAACGCCGAGAGCCACGCCCACGTCACCCGACTGCTCGACGTGCAGACGGCGCTGCACCGGGTGGCCACGCTGGTCGCCGGTGAGGCCACCCCCGACGAGGTGGTGCCCGCCGTCACCGAGGAGATCCGGCTGGTCCTCGACGCCGAGGCCATGCTCGTCACTCGGCTCGATCCCGATGGGCTGTGCACGATCGTGGCCCAGCACGGCCCGCATCCGCCCGAGCTGCGGGTGGGCGAGCGCTGGCGGCCCGACAGCGGCCTTGCGATGGCGGAGGCGCTGCGGACGGGGCGGCCCGCCGTCCGGGAGGGCTACTCGGCACCGCCGCTCACCGGGTCGGGCGCCGAGATCATCCGTGCCATGGGCGTGCGGCATTCCATCGCGCTCCCGATCGTGGTCGACGGGGAGGTCTGGGGCTCCGTCGGCATCGCACGCATCCGCGACGAGCGATTCCCGCCCGACATCGCGCAACGCGTCACGGGGTTCGCCGAGCTGCTCTCCACCGCGGTCCGCAACACCGAGAACCGGGCCCAGACCAGCCGCCTGCTGGAGGAACAGGCCGCCCTGCGGCGGGTCGCCACCGTCGCCGCGCGGGGTGGAGCGCCCCGCGACGTGTTCGCGGCCGCCGCCGACGAGGTCGCCGGGTTGCTCGGGGTCGATGTGGCGTTCCTGGTCCGGGTGGACACCGCGACGATCGTGGCGGCCGCCGGCTGGCCCGATGCCCCGATCGGAGCGGTCGCCTCCAGGAATCCGATGCTGCGGGAGATCCTCGAACGGGGTGACGCTCTGCGGCTGGACGATCTCACCCGGCTGCCCGGGGGCGTTGACATCCTGCACGGCTCGGGCATCCGCGCGCTCGTCGCGACCCCGGTCATCGTGGAGGGGCGGCTCTGGGGGGTCCTCGGCGCCGGGTCGCGGAGCGGTCCGCTGCCGGCCGATGCGGAGCAGCGGCTCGTCCATTTCACCGAGCTCGTCGGCACCGCGATCGCCAACACCGAGAGCCGGTCGGAGATCCTCCGGCTGCTGGCGGAGCAGAGTGCGCTGGAACGGGTGGCCACGCTCGTCGCCACCGGGCCGTCCCCCACCGAGGTCTCCCGTGCGGTTGCCGAGGAGGTGCGCGAGCTGCTCGGGGTGGGGGACGCAGGCGTGTGCCGCTTCGAGCCGGACGGCACGGCCGTCCTGCTCGTCGGGGTCGGTGCCAACCTCGGCCAGTGGCCGCCAGGGATCGGCTGGCCGCTCGACGAGATCGACATCGGCTCGGAGGTGTGGCGCACCGGTCAGCCGGCTCGGTTCGATGCTGATCGGTGGGGGCGCGCCCGCGGTCCCGTCGCGGCGCGGCTGCGCCGGCTGGGCGTGCACTCGGTGGTGGCCAGCCCGGTGACGGTGGACGGGCGGCTCTGGGGGGCGGTGATGGCGTGGTCGAGCGGCACCTCGCTGCCGGCCGACACCGAGCAGCGGATGGCCCGCTTCACCGATCTCGTCGCGATGGCCATCGGCAACGCGGAGAACCAGGCGCAGCTGGCTGCGTCAAGGGTCCGGATCGTCACCGCATCGGACGAGGCCCGCAGGCGCATCGAGCGGGATCTGCACGACGGCGCGCAGCAGCGGATCGTCTCGCTCGGGCTCGAGCTGCGCCTCGCCCAGGCGGGTGTGCCCGACGGGATTCCCGAGGTACGGGCCGCCCTCGGCCGGATCGCCGATGACCTCGGCCATCTGTTGGACGAGCTTCGGGAGACCGCACGGGGGATCCACCCCGCGATGCTGTCCGAGGGCGGGCTGCAGCCGGCCCTGCGCACGTTGGCACGACGCGCGCCACTGCCCGTCGAGCTCGACCTCACGACGGACGCCCGATTCCCGGAGCCGGTCGAGGTGGCGGCGTACTACGTGGTGTCGGAGGCGTTGACCAACGCGGTGAAGCACGCCACGGCGTCACGCGTGGCCGTGTCCCTCGCAGAGCGCGATGGCACGCTGCAGCTGTCGGTGGACGACGACGGGGTGGGCGGCGCCGATCCCCATGGCGGGTCCGGCCTGATCGGCCTGCGGGACCGGGTGGAGGCGCTGGGCGGAACGATCGTGGTGGAGAGCCCGAAGGGCGCGGGGACGCGAGTGGCAGTCAGGCTGCCGGTGATGGACGGGACTGGTCCGGTCACCGCTTCTCGAGAAAGGTGA
- a CDS encoding response regulator transcription factor has translation MIVDDNERFLAVARDRLTRDGLDVVGTATSQKEALQMAEELHPDVVLVDISLGAESGFEVTRRLVADFPDLESRVVLISTRDQDDFADLIAASPAAGFLPKNLLSARAVCDLVAVGDC, from the coding sequence ATGATCGTGGACGACAACGAGCGATTCCTCGCGGTCGCCCGGGATCGGCTCACGCGCGACGGCCTCGACGTCGTCGGCACGGCCACCTCGCAGAAGGAAGCCCTCCAGATGGCGGAGGAGCTGCACCCGGACGTCGTACTCGTCGACATCAGCCTGGGCGCCGAGAGCGGCTTCGAGGTCACCCGCCGGCTCGTCGCGGACTTCCCGGATCTCGAGTCCCGCGTCGTCCTGATCTCTACCCGCGATCAGGACGACTTCGCCGATCTGATCGCGGCGAGCCCCGCGGCCGGCTTCCTCCCGAAGAACCTCCTCTCCGCGCGCGCCGTCTGCGACCTCGTGGCCGTCGGGGACTGCTAA